A genome region from Gadus chalcogrammus isolate NIFS_2021 chromosome 7, NIFS_Gcha_1.0, whole genome shotgun sequence includes the following:
- the LOC130386239 gene encoding uncharacterized protein LOC130386239 → MDPVVARMVLVQVAGALVHRRGKQVHRRWWVHPILRTRNQRGEYHALVQELRLDALLFHQYFRMPPDYFDELLGKVGPLITMADTRFRSAIGPAERLAICLRYLATGDSFHTIGFSYRVGTSSVCRIVREVASAIWTALVEEEMSVPKRADWSTMAEQFEWRWNFPNCIGAIDGKHVVIQAPGNSGSLYYNYKGTFSLVLLAVVDADYLFRVVDVGGYGRTSDSGSLRNSAFGEALRDGTLDLPPARVISGAEQRGPLPHVFVGDEAFPLMTNLLRPFPGQHHTQEKRVFNYRLSRARLVVECAFGILASRWRMYRRVIGTSPEVAEVCVRATCVLHNFLERKKLQGRRRGVEPNIEPSTDPEALRDAPRMGSNNASRLTVQMREAYCAFFNEEGAVPWQPRA, encoded by the exons ATGGATCCCGTTGTAGCAAGGATGGTGTTGGTTCAGGTTGCTGGTGCTTTGGTCCACCGACGTGGAAAGCAAGTGCATCGGCGTTGGTGGGTTCACCCCATTCTCCGGACACGCAACCAGAGAGGGGAGTATCACGCACTTGTGCAGGAGTTGCGTCTGGATGCACTCCTTTTCCATCAATATTTTCGGATGCCTCCGGACTACTTCGACGAGTTGCTTGGCAAGGTCGGTCCTCTCATTACCATGGCAGACACACGGTTTCGTTCTGCAATTGGCCCTGCCGAGCGACTCGCCATTTGCCTACG GTATCTTGCCACTGGCGATTCCTTTCACACGATTGGCTTCAGCTATCGTGTGGGCACTTCGTCAGTGTGTAGGATAGTGCGGGAGGTAGCCAGTGCCATCTGGACTGctttggtggaggaggagatgtctgTTCCCAAGAGGGCGGACTGGAGCACCATGGCCGAGCAGTTTGAGTGGCGCTGGAACTTCCCCAACTGCATCGGAGCGATTGATGGGAAGCATGTTGTGATACAAGCTCCAGGTAACTCTGGCTCCTTGTATTACAATTACAAGGGCACCTTCTCCCTGGTCCTCCTCGCCGTAGTGGACGCCGACTACCTCTTCCGGGTTGTGGATGTTGGAGGCTACGGCAGGACGAGTGACAGCGGCTCCCTCCGTAACTCCGCGTTTGGGGAAGCTCTTCGCGATGGCACCCTTGACCTCCCTCCGGCCCGCGTCATCTCCGGCGCAGAGCAGCGGGGGCCACTTCCTCACGTGTTTGTGGGGGATGAGGCGTTCCCACTCATGACCAACCTGCTGCGGCCATTCCCTGGACAACATCACACTCAGGAGAAGCGAGTGTTCAACTACCGCCTCAGCCGGGCTCGGCTGGTAGTGGAATGTGCCTTCGGGATCTTGGCATCTAGGTGGCGCATGTACCGGCGCGTGATTGGCACCAGTCCTGAGgtagctgaggtgtgtgtgagggccacCTGTGTGCTGCACAACTTTCTCGAGAGGAAGAAGCTGCAGGGGAGAAGACGCGGGGTGGAACCGAACATCGAGCCATCGACTGATCCTGAAGCCCTGCGTGATGCACCCAGGATGGGCTCCAACAACGCCAGCAGACTGACCGTCCAGATGCGGGAGGCCTACTGTGCGTTCTTCAACGAGGAGGGTGCAGTGCCATGGCAGCCAAGAGCCTAG